The following proteins come from a genomic window of Micromonospora echinofusca:
- a CDS encoding DUF308 domain-containing protein, with protein MSAGGARRGRRDNGLDASEYAVAGDVDPRVGEHLLDVLAAGGIAAYLQPSADLNPVTRTTTVPARPVDRLYVDRSHLRTARDYLTQLADETTAPAKPRDDEPDIEAEWARIVAGFHTTAPRGGDNPWPAAEDVDDQPGPAGGPVTLGTPEEPAGPTATDVRRLPYAADISGVSLSRGRQDEPSLLDGLDTFGADLPDDEAEDERYTPPPPPPLPRFSKYAVVGVLAMVLGFVLFLFPSIFPVADPGIVNLFGFTGILAGFVALIWRLRPGDDDERDPDDGAVV; from the coding sequence GTGTCAGCGGGTGGTGCCCGCCGGGGACGGCGGGACAACGGGCTCGACGCGAGCGAGTACGCCGTCGCCGGCGACGTGGATCCGCGCGTCGGCGAGCACCTGCTCGACGTCCTGGCCGCCGGTGGGATCGCCGCCTACCTCCAGCCCTCGGCCGACCTGAACCCGGTCACCCGCACCACCACCGTCCCGGCCCGCCCGGTGGACCGGCTCTACGTCGACCGGTCGCACCTGCGGACGGCGCGCGACTACCTGACCCAGCTCGCCGACGAGACGACGGCCCCCGCGAAGCCCCGCGACGACGAGCCGGACATCGAGGCCGAGTGGGCCCGCATCGTCGCCGGCTTCCACACCACCGCCCCTCGCGGCGGCGACAACCCGTGGCCCGCCGCCGAGGACGTCGACGACCAGCCCGGGCCCGCCGGCGGGCCGGTGACCCTCGGCACGCCCGAGGAGCCCGCCGGGCCGACCGCCACCGACGTTCGCCGGCTGCCGTACGCGGCCGACATCTCGGGCGTCTCCCTCTCCCGGGGCCGCCAGGACGAGCCGTCGCTGCTCGACGGGCTGGACACCTTCGGCGCGGACCTGCCCGACGACGAGGCGGAGGACGAGCGCTACACCCCGCCGCCGCCCCCGCCCCTGCCGCGCTTCTCGAAGTACGCGGTGGTCGGCGTGCTGGCCATGGTGCTCGGTTTCGTGCTCTTCCTGTTCCCGTCGATCTTCCCCGTGGCCGACCCAGGGATCGTCAACCTGTTCGGCTTCACCGGCATCCTGGCCGGCTTCGTCGCGCTGATCTGGCGGCTGCGGCCCGGCGACGACGACGAGCGCGACCCGGACGACGGCGCGGTCGTCTGA
- a CDS encoding alpha,alpha-trehalose-phosphate synthase (UDP-forming), with protein sequence MRQSSLVVVANRLPIDDSMAPDGACEWRRSPGGLVSALHSLLRHTPATWVGWAGGTGPAPALPDVDGVRMHTVALSADDLRDHYEGFANATLWPLYHDSVEQPEYHRRWWEAYQRVNQRFAEATADVAEPGAVVWVQDYHLQLVPGLLRQLRPDLRIGFFLHVPFPPPELFMQLPRRAELLRGMLGADLVGFQRSQAAHNFAQLVAKVLDVPATDRRIAVDDRVVRIGAFPVSIDTVEMAALATRPDVADRATRLRHDLGSPEQVILSVDRMDYTKGIEQRLKAYSELIADGHVKVRDTVLVQVAVPSRERVGQYQILRERVEREVGRINGEFGRVGEPAIHYLTQPFDRVELAALYRVADVMAVTPLRDGMNLVAKEYVAARVDDTGALLLSEFAGAAAELPQAYLVNPHDLEGLKQGLLAALRADPDDLGARMRAMRAHLHRHDIRAWARSYLSALDDSGSLLTRLGAAG encoded by the coding sequence ATGCGACAGAGTTCCCTCGTGGTGGTGGCCAACCGCCTGCCCATCGACGACAGTATGGCGCCCGACGGCGCCTGCGAGTGGCGCCGCAGCCCCGGCGGCCTGGTCAGCGCCCTCCATTCCCTCCTGCGGCACACCCCGGCGACGTGGGTCGGGTGGGCCGGCGGCACCGGCCCGGCGCCCGCCCTGCCCGACGTCGACGGCGTCCGGATGCACACCGTCGCGCTGAGCGCCGACGACCTGCGCGACCACTACGAGGGCTTCGCCAACGCGACCCTCTGGCCGCTCTACCACGACTCGGTGGAGCAGCCCGAATACCACCGGCGCTGGTGGGAGGCGTACCAGCGGGTCAACCAGCGGTTCGCCGAGGCCACCGCCGACGTGGCCGAACCCGGCGCGGTGGTCTGGGTGCAGGACTACCACCTGCAACTGGTGCCGGGCCTGCTGCGTCAGCTGCGGCCCGACCTGCGCATCGGCTTCTTCCTGCACGTGCCGTTCCCACCACCGGAGCTGTTCATGCAGCTGCCGCGCCGGGCCGAACTGCTGCGCGGGATGCTCGGCGCCGACCTGGTCGGCTTCCAGCGCTCCCAGGCCGCGCACAACTTCGCCCAGCTCGTGGCGAAGGTGCTGGACGTGCCCGCCACCGACCGGCGGATCGCCGTCGACGACCGGGTGGTCCGCATCGGCGCCTTCCCCGTCTCGATCGACACCGTGGAGATGGCCGCGCTGGCCACCCGGCCCGACGTGGCGGACCGGGCCACCCGGCTGCGCCACGACCTCGGCAGCCCCGAGCAGGTGATCCTCAGCGTCGACCGGATGGACTACACCAAGGGCATCGAGCAGCGCCTCAAGGCCTACAGCGAACTGATCGCCGACGGGCACGTCAAGGTGCGCGACACCGTGCTCGTGCAGGTGGCGGTGCCCAGCCGGGAGCGGGTCGGGCAGTACCAGATCCTCCGCGAGCGGGTGGAACGCGAGGTCGGTCGGATCAACGGCGAGTTCGGCCGGGTAGGCGAGCCGGCGATCCACTACCTGACCCAGCCGTTCGACCGCGTCGAGCTGGCCGCGCTCTACCGGGTCGCCGACGTGATGGCGGTGACCCCGCTGCGCGACGGGATGAACCTCGTCGCCAAGGAGTACGTCGCCGCCCGGGTCGACGACACGGGGGCGCTGCTGCTCAGCGAGTTCGCCGGCGCCGCCGCCGAGCTGCCGCAGGCGTACCTGGTCAACCCGCACGACCTGGAGGGGCTCAAGCAGGGGCTGCTCGCGGCGCTGCGGGCGGACCCCGACGACCTCGGTGCGCGGATGCGGGCCATGCGGGCGCACCTGCACCGGCACGACATCCGGGCGTGGGCCCGCTCCTACCTTTCCGCGCTCGACGACAGCGGCTCGCTGCTGACCCGGCTGGGCGCCGCCGGCTGA
- a CDS encoding lysophospholipid acyltransferase family protein, whose protein sequence is MLYWLMKYVLLGPLLRLVFRPQVEGLHHVPDTGPVILASNHLSFSDSIFTPLVVKRRVTFIAKAEYFTGKGVKGWLTKMFFVGSGTIPVDRSGGRAARAALDTQLRVLRGGGIAGIYPEGTRSPDGRLYRGKTGVARLALESGAPVVPTAMLNADEIQPPGKLIPKIARVRIRFGPPLDFSRYAGMAGDRFVERAVTDEIMYELMELSGREYVDMYAQKAKSPPANPVPREPVPV, encoded by the coding sequence GTGCTGTACTGGCTGATGAAGTACGTACTCCTCGGCCCGCTGCTGAGGCTGGTCTTCCGCCCGCAGGTCGAGGGGCTGCACCACGTGCCCGACACCGGGCCGGTGATCCTCGCCAGCAACCACCTGTCGTTCTCCGACTCGATCTTCACGCCGCTGGTGGTGAAGCGACGGGTGACGTTCATCGCCAAGGCCGAGTACTTCACCGGCAAGGGCGTCAAGGGCTGGCTGACGAAGATGTTCTTCGTCGGCTCCGGCACCATCCCGGTCGACCGTTCGGGCGGCCGGGCGGCCCGCGCGGCGCTGGACACCCAGCTGCGGGTGCTGCGCGGCGGGGGCATCGCCGGCATCTACCCCGAGGGCACCCGCTCGCCGGACGGGCGGCTCTACCGGGGCAAGACCGGCGTGGCCCGGCTGGCCCTGGAGAGCGGCGCCCCGGTGGTCCCGACGGCGATGCTCAACGCCGACGAGATCCAGCCGCCCGGCAAGCTGATCCCCAAGATCGCCCGGGTGCGGATCCGGTTCGGCCCGCCGCTGGACTTCTCCCGCTACGCCGGAATGGCCGGCGACCGGTTCGTCGAGCGCGCGGTGACCGACGAGATCATGTACGAGCTGATGGAGCTCTCCGGCCGCGAGTACGTCGACATGTACGCCCAGAAGGCCAAGAGCCCGCCCGCCAACCCCGTCCCGCGCGAGCCGGTCCCCGTCTGA
- a CDS encoding response regulator transcription factor, with the protein MIRVGLVDDQHLVRAGLRALLDRAPDIEVVGEAGDGDAAYRLAVTERPDVLLMDVRMPGTDGIEATRRIVADGRLTGVRVVVLTTFDTDEYVFEAIRAGASGFLLKDTGPDELRGAVRVVRAGEALLSPAVTRRVMAAVRSGNRAPDPARLGSLTVREREVLAEVAAGRSNDEIGAVLHISPATARTYVSRLLAKLHARDRSQLVVAAYESGLVRPGSPPDPG; encoded by the coding sequence GTGATCCGGGTGGGACTCGTCGACGACCAGCACCTGGTCCGCGCAGGGCTGCGGGCGCTGCTGGACCGGGCGCCGGACATCGAGGTGGTCGGCGAGGCGGGCGACGGCGACGCGGCGTACCGGCTGGCGGTCACCGAGCGGCCCGACGTCCTGCTGATGGACGTCCGGATGCCCGGCACGGACGGCATCGAGGCCACCCGGCGGATCGTCGCCGACGGGCGGCTCACCGGCGTGCGGGTCGTCGTGCTCACCACGTTCGACACGGACGAGTACGTCTTCGAGGCGATCCGGGCCGGCGCGTCCGGCTTCCTGCTCAAGGACACCGGCCCCGACGAGCTGCGGGGCGCGGTACGCGTCGTCCGGGCCGGTGAGGCGCTGCTCTCCCCGGCGGTGACGCGGCGGGTGATGGCGGCGGTGCGCTCCGGCAACCGGGCGCCGGACCCGGCCCGGCTGGGCTCGCTGACCGTCCGGGAGCGGGAGGTGCTGGCCGAGGTCGCCGCCGGCCGGTCGAACGACGAGATCGGGGCCGTCCTGCACATCAGCCCGGCGACCGCCCGCACGTACGTGAGCCGGCTGCTGGCCAAGCTGCACGCGCGGGACCGCTCGCAGCTCGTCGTGGCGGCGTACGAGAGCGGCCTGGTCCGGCCGGGCTCCCCGCCCGACCCGGGCTGA
- a CDS encoding alpha/beta hydrolase yields the protein MRGREWARPVRPVRREVLGAAPEVEQGRPPLLFVPGFGHGAWAFAEHWLGHAASRGFPAYALSLRGHGDSGPAPDATLRAYAHDVTQVAAGLPRQAVLVGHGAGALVVAHALARYPARAAVLVAPVLGGWATFGAAVRRNPLGTLPAVFGGPLRLHRRQLFSRELPEAEARRYADRLGRAGRRAQWQLLTGRAAEPAVGDPPVLVLGSPDDRVVPAAALTRAARRYGSAPLLFPGMGHDMMLDARWREPVDAILDWLEKDPAPTGRP from the coding sequence ATGCGGGGGCGGGAGTGGGCCCGCCCGGTCCGCCCGGTCCGGCGTGAGGTGCTCGGGGCGGCCCCCGAGGTGGAGCAGGGGCGGCCCCCGCTGCTCTTCGTGCCGGGCTTCGGGCACGGCGCCTGGGCGTTCGCCGAGCACTGGCTCGGCCACGCCGCCTCCCGGGGCTTCCCTGCGTACGCGCTGAGCCTGCGCGGGCACGGCGACAGCGGCCCGGCGCCGGACGCGACGCTGCGGGCGTACGCCCACGACGTGACGCAGGTGGCGGCGGGCCTGCCGCGCCAGGCGGTGCTGGTGGGGCACGGCGCCGGGGCCCTCGTGGTCGCCCACGCGCTGGCCCGCTACCCGGCGCGGGCCGCGGTGCTGGTCGCGCCGGTGCTCGGCGGCTGGGCGACGTTCGGGGCGGCGGTGCGCCGCAACCCGCTCGGCACGCTGCCGGCGGTGTTCGGCGGGCCGCTGCGGCTGCACCGCCGCCAACTGTTCAGCCGGGAGCTGCCCGAGGCCGAGGCGCGGCGGTACGCGGACCGGCTCGGCCGGGCCGGCCGGCGGGCCCAGTGGCAACTGCTCACCGGGCGCGCCGCGGAGCCGGCGGTGGGTGACCCGCCGGTGCTGGTGCTGGGCAGCCCCGACGACCGGGTGGTCCCGGCGGCGGCGCTGACCCGGGCGGCCCGGCGGTACGGCTCGGCGCCGCTGCTCTTTCCCGGCATGGGGCACGACATGATGCTCGACGCGCGGTGGCGGGAGCCGGTCGACGCCATCCTGGACTGGCTGGAGAAGGACCCGGCGCCGACCGGCCGGCCCTGA
- a CDS encoding sensor histidine kinase, which translates to MAGARREAGRLVGLPRATVLDLLIGAAVSIVVAAAITANVGGDRGRDVPAYLFAVGLGALVLLRRRAPATVLVVSAAGLVAYYVAGYPPVGLALPLAAALYSAAEAGQLRWAVLVGLGLLVVSTAFRAVQGASVAYLVGFELASSVAIMAAAVALGDGVRSRRLRRREQRWRLRQLERDHAREAARRVEEERLRIARDLHDVIAHHISVISLHAGVADEALDDDPVAARAALGHVRSATTQVVRELRTTLGLLRDPARAEPRQPVAGLARLDDLAAGARAAGLCVAVRRRGELSGLPAAVDSTAYRLVQEALTNALRHADASTVEIDVVRGPRAVAVAVRDDGRGQRGDAPRGYGLGGMRERTALLGGTVTAGNRPGGGFEVRAELPLGGTT; encoded by the coding sequence ATGGCAGGGGCGCGGCGGGAGGCGGGCAGGCTGGTCGGCCTGCCCCGGGCCACGGTGCTGGACCTGCTCATCGGGGCGGCCGTGTCGATCGTCGTGGCGGCGGCGATCACCGCGAACGTGGGCGGGGACCGGGGCCGCGACGTGCCCGCCTACCTGTTCGCCGTCGGGCTCGGCGCGCTCGTGCTGCTGCGCCGCCGCGCGCCGGCGACCGTGCTGGTGGTCAGCGCCGCCGGCCTGGTGGCCTACTACGTGGCCGGCTACCCGCCGGTCGGGCTGGCCCTTCCCCTCGCCGCGGCGCTCTACTCCGCCGCCGAGGCCGGGCAGCTGCGCTGGGCGGTGCTCGTGGGGCTCGGCCTGCTCGTCGTCTCCACCGCGTTCCGCGCGGTGCAGGGCGCGAGCGTCGCGTACCTCGTCGGCTTCGAGCTGGCCTCCAGCGTGGCCATCATGGCCGCCGCGGTCGCGCTCGGCGACGGGGTCCGCTCCCGGCGGCTGCGGCGCCGCGAGCAACGGTGGCGGCTGCGGCAGCTGGAACGCGACCACGCCCGGGAGGCGGCACGCCGGGTCGAGGAGGAGCGGCTGCGCATCGCCCGGGACCTGCACGACGTGATCGCCCACCACATCTCCGTCATCTCGCTGCACGCCGGTGTGGCCGACGAGGCCCTCGACGACGACCCGGTCGCCGCCCGGGCCGCCCTGGGACACGTCCGTTCGGCCACCACCCAGGTCGTCCGGGAGCTGCGCACCACCCTCGGCCTGCTGCGCGACCCGGCCCGGGCCGAACCCCGCCAGCCGGTGGCGGGACTGGCCCGGCTGGACGACCTGGCCGCCGGCGCGCGGGCCGCCGGGCTGTGCGTCGCCGTGCGCCGGCGGGGCGAGCTGAGCGGACTGCCCGCCGCCGTCGACTCGACCGCCTACCGGCTGGTCCAGGAGGCGCTGACCAACGCCCTGCGCCACGCCGACGCGAGCACCGTCGAGATCGACGTCGTCCGCGGCCCCCGCGCCGTCGCCGTCGCGGTCCGCGACGACGGGCGCGGGCAGCGCGGGGACGCCCCGCGCGGGTACGGGCTCGGCGGCATGCGGGAACGCACCGCCCTGCTCGGGGGCACCGTCACCGCCGGCAACCGGCCCGGCGGCGGTTTCGAGGTACGCGCCGAACTACCCCTGGGAGGGACCACGTGA